A genomic stretch from Carassius auratus strain Wakin chromosome 37, ASM336829v1, whole genome shotgun sequence includes:
- the LOC113056139 gene encoding oxoeicosanoid receptor 1-like: MSNITSCPEPQTLVSSVLTPILIVELIFGLPGNVFALWILFFRSPWKACNVYLFCMVISDLLLFTGLPFRIDYLFRGEDWIFGESFCRLILYIISVNHSASMAFMSILAVDRFLKILHPHHRLCRMSARQAIMLVSMVWTSVLLFRLPPALNLVLTPQKNSSKLICHSFFSWTWPSVQMKIYDSVQLVEVLLAFALVLFCFVRVFSHVHSRQVAHRRLTRAVRLLLFLVIMFVLCFLPRVTFGIFLQVFSCSELLMVCFHASLALTYMNSALDPVIYCHINAWYRDTLKGTSNSLGLTKFMMSSKTNKKR, translated from the coding sequence ATGAGTAACATCACCTCCTGCCCTGAACCTCAGACCCTTGTTTCTTCCGTTTTAACGCCCATTCTCATTGTGGAGCTCATCTTTGGTTTGCCTGGAAATGTCTTTGCTCTGTGGATTTTGTTCTTCAGGTCTCCATGGAAAGCCTGCAATGTGTATCTCTTCTGCATGGTGATATCTGACCTCCTACTCTTCACTGGACTGCCTTTCCGCATAGATTATCTCTTTCGTGGTGAAGACTGGATATTTGGCGAATCCTTTTGCCGTCTCATTTTATACATCATATCAGTAAACCACTCAGCAAGCATGGCTTTCATGTCAATTTTGGCCGTGGACCGATTCCTCAAGATTCTCCACCCACACCATCGCCTTTGTCGAATGAGTGCGAGACAAGCAATAATGTTGGTTAGCATGGTTTGGACGAGTGTTCTACTTTTTCGTCTCCCACCCGCCCTGAACCTGGTTCTCACACCACAGAAAAACTCATCAAAGCTCATATGCCATAGTTTTTTCTCATGGACATGGCCATCAGTTCAAATGAAGATATATGACTCAGTACAGCTGGTAGAGGTCCTGCTAGCATTTGCACTGGTGCTCTTCTGTTTTGTGAGGGTTTTCTCTCACGTCCACAGTCGCCAGGTGGCTCACCGCAGGCTGACGCGAGCAGTGAGATTGCTTCTGTTTCTTGTGATCATGTTTGTTCTGTGTTTCCTGCCTAGAGTCACTTTTGGCATCTTCCTTCAAGTGTTTTCCTGTTCAGAATTACTCATGGTGTGTTTTCATGCCTCTTTAGCTTTAACCTACATGAACAGTGCACTGGATCCAGTGATCTACTGCCACATTAACGCTTGGTACCGTGACACCCTGAAGGGCACATCCAACTCACTGGGGCTAACAAAGTTCATGATGAGTTCGAAAACGAACAAAAAACGTTGA